From the Oncorhynchus nerka isolate Pitt River linkage group LG20, Oner_Uvic_2.0, whole genome shotgun sequence genome, one window contains:
- the LOC115102007 gene encoding EMILIN-3: MRSRFSQAALQPFILGVFLSLVDTKGTFYGTGHGNPFFGGSHGNRYNLYKAGVNPHYTPGKPMTRHKNHCAYVVQKNITCTMQDGMATYVTAEYTTKCIWGQKCPVVMYRTFYKPKYKVGYKTITELEWRCCPGYSGENCYDGPTSLPDMMPPFRGGAPHRPGTKGYPHGQPRPPLDHKPVPGRANLEPGRPFPNQPDSRPLPTGQLPTGNGKPNYGYKVGVSGERLDRMEVDLRRLTQGLDILNGVVAGLEDRLRLSLREDTTKMLGSLLSSAPRLSDSSVGFGVIPDGTPDGLKGGEGFPGFGDLAGRVTEVKDELRAKGHMLEEIQGMVLGHDWQLKRMLEAATGRPIPGSGSPSIMELLDAKLAGVRAEILDGFERRLSGLENHCEERIGEVQRQCHNEHMNGQEQIQQSLDGRETGLREELGTLQAQIQGLTLTESCCGQVNSLSQRVLMLEESVTGLTESQLQLQAALTDQTIHIETLIEARLENMDARLNATESGEVGVARVPWELDGFKTLEDKLKTLENRVFVAVEELRNATAPALLEGQVVPALETEIESVRRRVEGDLDGIQKQLTDLELLCTSSCSPATTPEGGTGTGLAEEECGEVEKKVSGRLDSHADQLDHLNTTLQTLLNRIAQEDQEGSVQGEITLLKINVNSVNRTLKGLRDSVSLFTKGVGQANATWTHRENQLATEVQGITQLVGRQASLLGAGERRLAQLKGELVGLRRRLAGELQGCWSTALGVQREVKEVDSRVSQVEGQCGSLGELADHLERIRAELERHSDSYLSQVNGTLASHSTQLAELKGEIKDCVGKGSANHRGDQ; this comes from the exons ATGAGGTCCAGGTTTTCTCAAGCTGCTCTGCAGCCCTTTATTCTAGGAGTGTTCCTGTCACTGGTGGACACCAAAGGAACCTTCTATGGAACAGGCCATGGGAACCCGTTCTTTGGAGGAAGTCATGGCAACAGATACAACCTGTACAAGGCTGGAGTCAACCCACACTACACCCCAGGAAAACCCATGACCCGCCACAA aAACCACTGTGCGTATGTGGTCCAGAAGAACATCACGTGTACGATGCAGGATGGTATGGCCACTTACGTAACGGCAGAGTACACAACCAAGTGCATCTGGGGGCAGAAGTGTCCTGTCGTCAT GTACCGGACCTTCTACAAGCCTAAATACAAGGTGGGTTATAAAACCATCACTGAGCTGGAGTGGAGGTGCTGTCCTGGCTACTCTGGAGAGAACTGTTACGATGGACCCACTTCCCTGCCCGATATGATGCCCCCCTTCAGGGGTGGTGCCCCCCACCGCCCAGGAACGAAGGGATACCCTCACGGGCAGCCCAGACCCCCCTTGGACCACAAACCTGTCCCTGGGAGGGCTAATTTGGAGCCTGGGAGGCCCTTCCCAAATCAGCCTGATAGTAGACCCCTTCCCACTGGACAACTTCCCACTGGGAACGGCAAACCCAACTATG GTTATAAGGTTGGTGTTAGTGGAGAGCGTCTGGACCGTATGGAGGTGGACCTGCGTCGCCTAACCCAGGGTCTGGACATTCTGAACGGGGTGGTGGCTGGCCTGGAGGACCGTCTGCGCCTCTCTCTCCGGGAGGATACCACAAAGATGCTGGGCTCCCTGCTCTCCAGTGCCCCCCGTCTCTCTGACTCTTCCGTTGGCTTCGGGGTTATCCCAGACGGGACCCCAGATGGCCTGAAGGGGGGAGAGGGTTTCCCCGGGTTTGGGGATCTGGCTGGGAGGGTGACGGAGGTGAAGGATGAGCTCAGAGCCAAGGGACACATGCTGGAGGAGATACAG GGTATGGTTCTGGGCCATGACTGGCAGCTGAAGAGGATGTTGGAGGCTGCGACCGGCAGGCCCATCCCTGGATCGGGCTCTCCCTCCATCATGGAGCTGCTGGATGCTAAGCTTGCTGGCGTCCGCGCTGAGATCCTGGACGGCTTCGAGAGGCGTCTGTCTGGCCTGGAGAACCACtgtgaggagaggataggagaggtcCAGAGACAGTGTCATAATGAACACATGAACGGACAGGAACAGATTCAGCAGTCACTGGACGGCAGAGAGACTGGCCTGAGAGAGGAGCTGGGTACTCTGCAGGCCCAAATACAGGGACTGACCCTCACTGAGAGCTGCTGCGGACAG GTGAACAGCCTGTCCCAGCGGGTGTTGATGCTAGAGGAGTCAGTGACGGGGTTAACGGAGTCTCAGCTCCAGCTCCAGGCTGCTCTCACTGACCAGACTATCCACATCGAGACCCTGATAGAGGCCCGTCTGGAGAACATGGATGCCCGGCTCAATGCCACAGAGTCTGGGGAAGTAGGGGTTGCCAGGGTGCCTTGGGAGCTGGACGGCTTCAAGACCCTGGAGGACAAGCTGAAGACCCTGGAGAACAGGGTGTTTGTGGCCGTGGAAGAGCTGAGAAACGCCACCGCCCCAGCTCTGCTGGAGGGTCAGGTGGTGCCTGCCCTGGAGACAGAGATCGAGTCAGtcaggaggagggtggagggagacctGGACGGCATTCAAAAACAGCTCACAGACCTGGAGCTCCTCTGcacctcctcctgctcccccGCAACTACCCCTGAAGGAGGCACGGGGACAGGCCTAGCGGAGGAGGAGTGTGGGGAGGTGGAGAAGAAGGTGTCAGGTCGTCTGGACTCCCATGCCGACCAGCTAGACCATCTCAACACCACGCTGCAGACCCTTCTGAACCGTATCGCCCAGGAGGATCAGGAAGGCTCTGTCCAAGGAGAGATCACCCTCCTCAAAATCAATGTCAACTCTGTCAACCGCACCCTGAAGGGTCTGAGGGACTCGGTTAGCTTGTTCACTAAGGGAGTGGGCCAAGCTAATGCcacatggacacacagggagaaccAGCTAGCCACCGAGGTCCAGGGCATCACCCAGCTGGTGGGGCGCCAGGCCTCCCTCCTAGGGGCCGGGGAGCGCCGATTAGCCCAGCTGAAGGGGGAACTGGTGGGCCTGAGGAGGAGACTGGCTGGGGAGCTGCAGGGCTGCTGGAGCACGGCCCTTGGGGTTCAGAGGGAGGTGAAGGAGGTGGATAGTCGTGTGTCCCAGGTGGAGGGACAGTGTGGCAGCCTGGGGGAGCTGGCGGACCACCTGGAGAGGATCAGAGCAGAGCTGGAGAGACACTCTGACTCGTACCTGTCACAGGTGAATGGAACACTGGCCAGTCACTCTACACAGCTAGCCGAGCTGAAGGGAGAGATCAAAGACTGTGTCGGGAAGGGCTCAGCCAATCATAGGGGAGACCAGTAG